CGCAAGTATGGCCTGCCTATTGTGGAAGTCGTTGCCGGTGGAAACTTAGAAGCAGGCGCCTTTGAAGGAGATGGACCGCATGTTAACTCGGCCAATGCGGAAGTGTCGCTCAATGGCTTAGGCAATGAGGAGGCCAAACGCACGATTGTCGCTTGGCTAGAGCATAAAGGCTTGGGGAAGCGATCGGTACAGTATCGGCTTCGCGACTGGCTTTTTAGCCGGCAGCGTTACTGGGGTGAGCCCTTCCCGATCGTGCACGAAGTGGACGAAGCAGGTCGCCGCACGGGTCAAACCTATCCCCTGGACGAATCGGAACTGCCGGTACTGTTGCCGGATCTGGAAGATTTTCGACCGCAGCCGGCCATGGATCCAGACACCGAACCCCAGCCGCCACTGGCCAGGGCTGTCGACTGGGTGCGCGTGCGCGGCTGGGTCACACCCCAAGGTACAGTACGGCTGCTTAAGCCTGGACTCGAGCCTCCGCCTGGGGTCGAAATCAAGCTTTTCCACCGCGAAACGAATACCATGCCCCAATGGGCCGGTTCGTGCTGGTATTACCTGCGCTATCTCGATCCACACAATGAGGCCCGCTTTGTCGATCCGGAGAAAGAGCGCTACTGGATGCCTGTCGACTTGTACGTTGGGGGTGCTGAGCACGCAGTGTTGCACTTGCTCTACGCACGTTTTTGGCATAAGGTGCTCTATGACCTCGGGCTGGTCTCTACGCCGGAGCCTTTCATGAAGCTGGTCAATCAAGGGCTGATTCTGGGGGAATTGGAGTACACCGCGTTTCGAGATGCCCAGGGACGCTGGGTATCGGCTGAGCATGTAGATGACGGGGTTGACGTGCGTACCGGCGAAAAGCTTGAAGCCGTTCGGCTCAGCGAAGACGAGGTCGAAAAGCAAGCCACAGGGTTTGTCCTGCGTGCACAGCCAGAGATCCGCATTGAAGCCCGAGCCTATAAGATGAGCAAAAGCCGCGGCAACGTGGTTAACCCCGATGATGTGGTTGAGCAGTATGGTGCCGATGCCTTGCGGCTTTATGAAATGTTCATGGGGCCGCTCGAGCAGGTCAAGCCATGGAGCACCAAAGGCGTCGAGGGGGTAGCCCGCTTTCTAAACCGCGTTTGGCGTCTTTATGTGGACGAAGCCCAAGGTGCGCTTCAAGTCTCAGAGGCCGAGCCTACGCGCCCGCAGCTCCAGCTGTTGCACCAAACGCTACGCCGGGTTACCGACGATATTGAGGCCATGCGCTTCAACACGGCTATCGCGGCTATGATGGAGTTTGTCAACGCAGCGCACAAATGGGAGGTTTTCCCGCGGGCAGTAGCCGAGCCTTTTGTGCTGATGCTGAGCCCATTTGCCCCGCATTTGGCTGAAGAGCTTTGGGAACGGCTTGGGCACACCACATCGCTGGCCTACGAGCCCTGGCCGGAGGTCGACGAAGCCTATCTCCAAGTCGAGGAACTGGAGATCGCAGTGCAGGTCAATGGCAAACTCCGGGCTACAGTGCGCGTACCGGCCACAGCCGATCAGGAAGTCGTGCTGGCCATCGCCCGAGAGCATGAGAATGTAGCGCGTTACTTGGATGGGAAGCAGATTCGACGGGCGGTTTACGTACCAGGTCGTATTGTCAATTTTGTAGTAGGCTGATCGATGGAAAGCCGTCGCTTGGTGCTGCTCGAGGATCCAGAACCAGAGCGGCCTTTGGATGTGCTCGCTCTGGCTGCGCATCCCGACGATGTCGAGCTGTGTGCTGGGGGGACGGTATGCCTGCTGGTCCGACAGGGCTACCGGGTTGGGATTGTAGACCTAACGCAGGGCGAACTGGGATCACGGGGGACCCCCGAAGGGCGCTTGCAAGAAGCCACCGAGGCAGCCCGCATTATTGGTCTGGCCGTCCGAGAAAACCTGGGGCTTCCGGATGGTGGGCTGGCCGATACCGCTGAACAGCGGCTAGCCGTCATCCGCGTCATCCGTCGCTACCGTCCCCATATTGTGTTGATTAATGCACCCGAGTGCCGCCATCCGGATCACAGCGCTGCAGCACAACTGGCCACATCGGCCATATTTTTTGCCGGTCTTCGGCGCATTGAAACCTTTGATGAACAGGGAAATCCCCAGCAACCCTGGAGGCCACATCACGTGCTGCACTACATGCAGGCAGTACCTTTTGACCCTACCTTGGTGGTCGATGTGACCGAGGTGTGGCCACAGCGGTTGGAAGCCCTACAGGCTTTTCGCTCTCAGTTTTATAACCCCGACTATGTGCCCTCTGAGGACGAACCCGAGACGTTTGTCTCCAATCCTACCTTTTTTCAATGGATTGAAGCACGGGCACGCACCTATGGTTACCAGATCGGCGCTGTCTACGGAGAGCCCTTTTTGTACCGGCATGGGCCGTTTGGCGTACGCGATCTGATGGCCGTCTTGCAGTATGAAAAACCCTATCGCTAAGCTTCTAACCGTGAAATCTTGATGAGCCGGGAGACCAAGCCCAGGCTCTCCAGTTTGCTATCCACTCTGACTGCTGGGACCGCTTCGTTGACACTAAGGCGACCGGCAGGCTATATTGCTCTTCCCACCTTACCACCAAAACGATCTGCAGGCAACCGATGGCGGACACGAGCGATTTCCGAAATGGCCTGACGATTGTCTGGAACGGCGATATCTGGCAAATTGTCGAGTTCTTGCACGTAAAGCCTGGGAAAGGCGGGGCTTTCGTGCGGACCAAGCTGAAAAACGTCCGTACCGGCCGTGTGGTCGACAACACGTTCCGGGCAGGCGAACGGGTGGAAACGGCACGCGTTGAGCGGCGGCCCCACCAGTTCCTCTATGAAGACGAACTGGGCATGCACTTTATGAACCTGGAAACCTACGAACAGATCACCCTCTCGCCGGATCTGGTTCCGAACCGTGCCTTCCTCAAAGAG
This sequence is a window from Rhodothermus bifroesti. Protein-coding genes within it:
- the bshB1 gene encoding bacillithiol biosynthesis deacetylase BshB1, which produces MESRRLVLLEDPEPERPLDVLALAAHPDDVELCAGGTVCLLVRQGYRVGIVDLTQGELGSRGTPEGRLQEATEAARIIGLAVRENLGLPDGGLADTAEQRLAVIRVIRRYRPHIVLINAPECRHPDHSAAAQLATSAIFFAGLRRIETFDEQGNPQQPWRPHHVLHYMQAVPFDPTLVVDVTEVWPQRLEALQAFRSQFYNPDYVPSEDEPETFVSNPTFFQWIEARARTYGYQIGAVYGEPFLYRHGPFGVRDLMAVLQYEKPYR
- the leuS gene encoding leucine--tRNA ligase produces the protein MAGYPFKEIESKWQRYWEAHKTFRAVGPGEPGFDPAKPKFYVLDMFPYPSGAGLHVGHPEGYTATDILARYRRMKGANVLHPMGWDAFGLPAEQYAVETNTHPRLTTERNIARFRTQLKRLGFSYDWDREINTTDPNYYKWTQWIFLQLYKKGLAYEAEVPVNWCPALGTVLANEEVVDGKSERGGYPVYRRPMRQWMLRITAYAERLLEDLALLDWPENIKEMQRNWIGRSEGAEIEFPVVGLEARLRVFTTRPDTLFGATYMVLAPEHPLVAAITTSEQRASVEAYCLQAQQKSDLERTELAREKTGVFTGGYAINPATGQKIPIWIADYVLGHYGTGAIMAVPGHDQRDWEFARKYGLPIVEVVAGGNLEAGAFEGDGPHVNSANAEVSLNGLGNEEAKRTIVAWLEHKGLGKRSVQYRLRDWLFSRQRYWGEPFPIVHEVDEAGRRTGQTYPLDESELPVLLPDLEDFRPQPAMDPDTEPQPPLARAVDWVRVRGWVTPQGTVRLLKPGLEPPPGVEIKLFHRETNTMPQWAGSCWYYLRYLDPHNEARFVDPEKERYWMPVDLYVGGAEHAVLHLLYARFWHKVLYDLGLVSTPEPFMKLVNQGLILGELEYTAFRDAQGRWVSAEHVDDGVDVRTGEKLEAVRLSEDEVEKQATGFVLRAQPEIRIEARAYKMSKSRGNVVNPDDVVEQYGADALRLYEMFMGPLEQVKPWSTKGVEGVARFLNRVWRLYVDEAQGALQVSEAEPTRPQLQLLHQTLRRVTDDIEAMRFNTAIAAMMEFVNAAHKWEVFPRAVAEPFVLMLSPFAPHLAEELWERLGHTTSLAYEPWPEVDEAYLQVEELEIAVQVNGKLRATVRVPATADQEVVLAIAREHENVARYLDGKQIRRAVYVPGRIVNFVVG
- the efp gene encoding elongation factor P; the encoded protein is MADTSDFRNGLTIVWNGDIWQIVEFLHVKPGKGGAFVRTKLKNVRTGRVVDNTFRAGERVETARVERRPHQFLYEDELGMHFMNLETYEQITLSPDLVPNRAFLKEGGEADILVHAETETPITVEIPKHVELRVVETEPGVRGDTATGATKPARLESGAVIQVPLFISEGDVVRVNTETGEYITRVATAEAG